In a single window of the Myxococcus fulvus genome:
- a CDS encoding putative Ig domain-containing protein: protein MRLRRALSLLLIVSLAACSSSPPPKLPDTPDSGPGPSDGGGTPLSLQTTSLPDAYLGESYASPLVASGGTAPLIWSLAGGELPSGLSISDQGLVSGTPTAVGTFSATLQVEDASGTRISKQFELTVLTPPTLANANLSLGVVGAPYAFTFTASGGRPPLSLHLASGSLPAGLRLDALSLVGTPTTAGTSTFTLEARDANSHSASAAFQLTVRDGLTIASTHLPDAYTDRTYAQALTALGGKAPYTWTLVSGTLPPGLNLRDSSHLEGTPTTSGDFTLVLRVTDSAGTTDSREVSLSTYLPPAFAAVPALSLYVRDNITRPLEASQGKPPYLFTTTGPLPPGITLAREGLLHGQPTQSGVFTFNVVASDANNRTVSRSVSVSVSALPTITTQTLPEATRGIAYQHTLGATGGQGTLSWTLASGALPSGISLSTQGALSGTPSTTGSHAITLRVSDTNGRTDSRALALIVEAPLSLSGTLVDGYAGTSYSSALTAAGGRAPFTWSIASGALPSGLTLSPDNGLVTGTLGTSAASATVTLRVTDAASRSATQQATLSIYALPSVTTDLLPPATLGQPYSTQLAASGGKAPFTWSIATGALPSGLSLSASGVISGTTNASPTTFTARATDANGRFADKSLSLTTIYPPLAVTTTTLPDATVGQSYSVTLTASGGKAPLRWSTQGTLPAGLSLSTTGTLSGTPTTTGTPNITFVVTDERNTFVSRELPLRILPAGVELTVGHWNLEWFGSDTEGPPNSTSPGGTLDDLQISHARDILRGTGANIWGLVEVVDNQDFDTVLAQLPNHQGFVANDWSRVPNTGSYYSASEQKPAILYDDSVTFQSAELILVESEAYFAGRPPLRVNFTLRGTTTPLTVIVLHMKAFADEYSHGRRRDASTVLKYYLDEQALQNVFVIGDWNDDVDQSITTVGGVPLATPFENFTSDSNYTFITRALSSRSESTTTSHPDTIDHTLVNASVAGAFVPGSLKVVRPTGIPNYGDVVSDHYPVISRYAFGGAPPATPVVIINEVLANEPSTPNGDGTSTPDPDYEFIELVNLGTSPIDLSGWTLSDSSSVRHVFSNGTLVPAGKAYVVFGGNRGWAPGTPNTVSASTGALGLNNGSDSVFLRSLDSATVDETSYTSTEDNVSINRSPDTQAGAPFVRHHQLNPSSGSSPGRRANGSAF from the coding sequence ATGCGGTTACGCCGCGCCCTTTCGCTGCTGCTCATTGTCTCCCTCGCAGCCTGCTCCAGCTCCCCCCCACCGAAGCTGCCTGACACGCCCGACTCGGGCCCCGGCCCTTCCGATGGCGGCGGCACTCCGCTCTCCCTCCAGACCACCTCCCTCCCCGACGCGTACCTCGGCGAGTCGTACGCCTCCCCCCTCGTCGCCTCCGGCGGCACCGCCCCTCTCATCTGGAGCCTCGCCGGCGGTGAGCTGCCCTCCGGCTTGAGCATCTCCGACCAGGGCCTCGTCTCCGGTACCCCCACCGCCGTCGGCACCTTCTCCGCCACCCTCCAGGTCGAGGACGCCTCCGGCACTCGCATCTCCAAGCAGTTCGAGCTCACCGTCCTCACCCCACCGACACTCGCCAACGCGAACCTGTCGCTCGGCGTCGTCGGTGCCCCCTACGCGTTCACCTTCACGGCCTCGGGTGGCCGCCCTCCCCTCTCCCTCCATCTCGCCTCGGGCTCACTGCCCGCGGGCCTCCGCCTCGACGCCCTGTCCCTCGTCGGCACGCCCACCACCGCCGGCACCTCGACCTTCACGCTCGAGGCCCGTGATGCCAACAGCCACTCGGCCTCCGCCGCCTTCCAGCTCACCGTCCGCGATGGCCTCACCATCGCCTCCACGCACCTCCCCGATGCCTATACGGACAGGACCTACGCCCAGGCCCTCACCGCGCTCGGCGGCAAGGCGCCGTACACGTGGACACTCGTCAGCGGCACGCTGCCTCCCGGACTGAACCTCCGTGACTCGAGCCACCTCGAAGGGACTCCCACCACGTCGGGCGACTTCACGCTCGTCCTCCGCGTCACGGACTCCGCCGGCACCACGGACTCGCGTGAGGTCTCACTCTCGACCTATCTGCCCCCCGCGTTCGCCGCCGTTCCGGCGCTGAGCCTCTACGTCCGCGACAACATCACCCGCCCCCTCGAGGCCTCCCAGGGCAAGCCCCCGTACCTCTTCACCACGACGGGACCACTTCCCCCCGGAATCACCCTCGCTCGCGAGGGGCTCCTCCACGGTCAGCCCACGCAGAGCGGCGTGTTCACCTTCAACGTCGTCGCCAGTGACGCCAACAACCGCACCGTCTCGCGCTCCGTCTCCGTCTCCGTCTCCGCGCTGCCCACCATCACCACGCAGACCCTCCCCGAGGCGACTCGCGGCATCGCCTATCAACACACTCTCGGCGCCACGGGCGGCCAGGGCACCCTGTCGTGGACGCTCGCCTCCGGTGCGCTCCCCTCGGGCATCTCCCTGTCGACCCAAGGCGCGCTGAGCGGCACGCCGTCGACCACGGGCTCCCACGCAATCACCCTGCGCGTCTCCGACACGAATGGACGCACCGACAGCCGCGCCCTCGCGCTCATCGTCGAGGCGCCGCTCTCCCTGAGCGGCACGCTCGTCGACGGCTACGCGGGCACCTCGTACTCCAGCGCCCTCACCGCCGCGGGCGGACGCGCGCCCTTCACCTGGAGCATCGCCTCGGGTGCGCTGCCCTCGGGGCTCACCCTCTCACCGGACAACGGACTCGTCACCGGCACCCTCGGCACCAGCGCCGCTTCCGCTACCGTCACCCTTCGCGTCACCGACGCCGCCAGCCGCTCCGCCACACAGCAGGCCACCCTCTCCATCTACGCGCTCCCCAGCGTCACCACGGACCTGCTGCCGCCCGCCACGCTCGGCCAGCCGTACTCGACCCAGCTCGCCGCCTCTGGCGGCAAGGCGCCCTTCACCTGGAGCATCGCCACGGGTGCGCTGCCCTCGGGACTGAGCCTCTCCGCCTCCGGCGTCATCAGCGGCACCACGAACGCGAGCCCCACCACCTTCACCGCTCGCGCCACCGACGCCAACGGCCGCTTCGCGGACAAGAGCCTCTCGCTCACCACCATCTACCCGCCCCTCGCGGTGACGACCACGACCCTGCCCGACGCCACCGTGGGCCAGTCCTACTCCGTCACCCTCACCGCGTCCGGCGGCAAGGCGCCCCTGCGATGGAGCACCCAGGGCACCCTGCCCGCTGGGCTCTCACTCTCCACGACGGGGACGCTCTCCGGCACCCCGACCACGACGGGAACTCCGAACATCACGTTCGTGGTGACTGACGAGCGGAACACCTTCGTCTCACGCGAGCTGCCGCTCAGAATCCTCCCCGCGGGCGTCGAGCTCACCGTGGGCCACTGGAACCTCGAGTGGTTCGGCTCGGACACCGAGGGCCCTCCGAACTCCACCTCTCCTGGCGGCACGCTCGACGACCTGCAGATCTCGCACGCCCGCGACATCCTCCGCGGCACCGGCGCCAACATCTGGGGGCTCGTCGAGGTCGTGGACAATCAGGACTTCGACACCGTGCTCGCGCAGCTCCCCAACCACCAGGGCTTCGTCGCCAATGACTGGAGCCGCGTCCCCAACACCGGCAGCTACTACTCCGCGAGCGAGCAGAAGCCGGCCATCCTCTACGACGACAGCGTCACCTTCCAGAGCGCCGAGCTCATCCTCGTGGAGAGCGAAGCCTATTTCGCCGGACGCCCTCCCCTCCGCGTCAACTTCACCCTGCGCGGGACGACCACGCCCCTCACCGTCATCGTCCTGCACATGAAGGCCTTCGCCGACGAGTACTCCCATGGGCGACGACGGGATGCGAGCACCGTCCTCAAGTACTACCTCGATGAGCAGGCGCTCCAGAACGTGTTCGTCATCGGAGACTGGAATGACGACGTGGACCAGTCCATCACCACCGTCGGCGGTGTGCCCCTGGCCACGCCTTTCGAGAACTTCACCAGCGACTCGAACTACACCTTCATCACCCGGGCCCTTTCGAGTCGCTCGGAGAGCACCACCACCAGTCACCCCGACACCATCGACCACACGCTCGTCAACGCGAGCGTCGCCGGGGCCTTCGTCCCTGGCTCGCTGAAAGTCGTCCGGCCCACGGGGATTCCCAACTACGGCGACGTCGTCAGCGACCACTACCCGGTCATCAGCCGCTATGCCTTTGGCGGAGCGCCGCCAGCGACTCCGGTGGTCATCATCAACGAGGTCCTCGCGAACGAGCCCTCTACCCCGAACGGTGACGGCACCTCCACGCCGGACCCCGATTACGAGTTCATCGAGCTGGTCAACCTCGGCACGTCCCCCATCGACCTGTCCGGGTGGACCTTGTCGGATTCCTCCAGCGTCCGTCATGTCTTCTCCAACGGAACGCTCGTGCCCGCGGGCAAGGCGTACGTGGTCTTCGGCGGGAATCGCGGCTGGGCGCCCGGTACACCGAACACCGTGTCCGCCTCGACCGGGGCGCTCGGGCTCAACAACGGCAGCGACTCCGTGTTCCTGCGTTCACTGGACTCAGCCACCGTGGATGAGACGAGCTACACGTCCACCGAGGACAACGTCTCCATCAATCGCTCGCCCGACACCCAGGCCGGCGCTCCCTTCGTCCGCCATCACCAGCTCAACCCCTCGAGCGGCTCGTCTCCCGGACGGCGCGCGAATGGTTCGGCGTTCTGA
- a CDS encoding Ig-like domain-containing protein — MLKRNWLPALMTAVFVTLGTGCGDECVDQFDCRADNGQPSQGNEWVCDDGTCKQEPVTQPPDPDAGTPDSGTPDSGTPDSGTPDSGTPDAGVTCSPACATGEICDISSGTGVCKTCRDTATGTGTDEGCSATTPICDPTGASGKGVCTACRDTATGSGQDTGCSAETPVCDPAGNNGVGVCKACTDSATGNGQDNGCSATAPICDAAANNGAGACKVCMDSATSPDLGCSSPTNICDTAANNGAGECKVCNATQGCQGEQTCNATGTACEGCADNASCDPSTPVCRTDTTPTACVECTADQTAHCDATKPACNANYLCGCTTNEQCAGVPDSARDFCDTTGNNGRGQCEVCVTDAQCAGVDPTKPVCNNRTACVQCLTNSQCAASQVCNTTTNACETAPGPTAAETSDQITAFLSADPQGINQAVNGAYVTFIKPAVPGQAATEQVGFFLQAEPNGPAMLVTDAATLSQVSVGDRVSLTVTEKVVTNAIKEARTVTNFTRISQGHGVSSLVVDRSGAADLSTAEGLPNYEYELISVTGTIADNGSDQGAGFLGFTFTTTGQTSAVGSLRARLPTGLARSLDVTTGCKFRLVGPVWRFNNNSQPSAFSESDFTISECPAPKLTAAAGTAATTVTLTFDRNIAQDSITDAASQFTFSNGLTATSAQVTGRQVAVTTADQTPGAAYTVTVANTVTDSRGVGVAAANNTANFTGYRVVAVLRITEVQPNGPSNRDLVELQVIQGGTTDGLVLQQDINSPATLLTFPNVTVAQDDIIVVHLSEAAAYVGETTAKNQFPKSGTPANYDNAWDFKGNTANITFSNRLVLVKDASGAIQDAAAFARASGFTTPPGGFPANLQALQAAGQWLPANCGGANCTYDTTPSAVAVSADWATIPTAQVTPDTVTIRRVSATDTNTAADWAVGPSSWGVANP; from the coding sequence ATGCTGAAGCGAAATTGGCTTCCAGCTCTCATGACCGCCGTGTTCGTCACGCTGGGCACGGGCTGTGGAGATGAGTGCGTCGACCAGTTTGACTGTCGCGCCGACAATGGCCAGCCGAGCCAGGGCAATGAGTGGGTCTGTGACGATGGCACCTGCAAGCAGGAGCCCGTCACCCAGCCGCCGGACCCGGATGCGGGCACGCCGGACTCCGGTACCCCAGACTCGGGCACGCCGGACTCCGGTACCCCGGACTCGGGCACGCCGGACGCGGGCGTGACGTGCAGCCCGGCTTGCGCCACGGGTGAGATTTGCGACATCAGCTCCGGCACGGGCGTGTGCAAGACCTGCCGCGACACCGCCACGGGCACGGGCACCGACGAGGGCTGCTCCGCCACGACGCCCATCTGCGACCCCACGGGCGCGAGCGGCAAGGGTGTGTGCACGGCGTGCCGTGACACGGCCACGGGCAGCGGCCAGGACACCGGCTGCTCCGCCGAGACGCCGGTCTGCGACCCTGCTGGCAACAATGGCGTGGGCGTCTGCAAGGCGTGCACGGACTCCGCGACGGGCAACGGCCAGGACAACGGCTGCTCGGCCACGGCGCCCATCTGCGACGCGGCGGCCAACAACGGCGCGGGCGCGTGCAAGGTCTGCATGGACTCGGCGACGAGCCCCGACCTGGGCTGCTCCTCTCCCACCAACATCTGCGACACGGCGGCCAACAACGGCGCGGGTGAGTGCAAGGTGTGCAACGCCACCCAGGGTTGCCAGGGTGAGCAGACGTGCAACGCCACGGGCACGGCCTGCGAGGGCTGCGCGGACAACGCCTCGTGTGACCCGTCGACCCCGGTCTGCCGCACGGACACCACGCCGACGGCGTGCGTCGAGTGCACCGCAGACCAGACGGCTCACTGTGATGCGACCAAGCCGGCCTGCAACGCGAACTACCTGTGCGGCTGCACGACGAACGAGCAGTGCGCCGGCGTGCCGGACAGCGCCCGTGACTTCTGCGACACGACGGGCAACAACGGCCGTGGCCAGTGCGAAGTCTGCGTCACCGACGCGCAGTGCGCGGGTGTGGATCCGACGAAGCCGGTCTGCAACAACCGCACGGCGTGCGTGCAGTGTCTGACGAACTCGCAGTGTGCGGCGAGCCAGGTCTGCAACACGACGACCAACGCGTGCGAGACGGCTCCGGGCCCGACGGCGGCCGAGACCAGCGACCAGATTACGGCGTTCCTGAGCGCGGATCCCCAGGGCATCAACCAGGCGGTCAACGGTGCCTACGTCACGTTCATCAAGCCTGCTGTGCCGGGGCAGGCGGCCACGGAGCAAGTGGGCTTCTTCCTCCAGGCGGAGCCCAATGGTCCCGCGATGTTGGTCACTGATGCCGCAACCCTGAGCCAAGTCTCCGTGGGTGACCGCGTCAGCCTGACCGTCACCGAGAAGGTGGTCACCAACGCGATTAAGGAGGCCAGGACTGTCACGAACTTCACCCGCATCAGCCAGGGACATGGTGTGAGTTCGCTCGTCGTCGACCGCTCCGGTGCGGCCGATCTCTCCACAGCGGAAGGTCTGCCCAACTACGAGTACGAGCTCATCTCGGTCACCGGCACCATCGCGGATAATGGTTCTGACCAGGGCGCGGGCTTCCTTGGCTTCACGTTCACCACGACCGGGCAGACCTCGGCGGTGGGCTCCCTGCGGGCACGTCTGCCGACGGGCCTCGCCCGGTCGCTCGACGTCACCACCGGCTGCAAGTTCCGCCTCGTGGGCCCCGTGTGGCGGTTCAACAACAACTCCCAGCCCTCGGCGTTCAGCGAGTCTGACTTCACCATCAGCGAGTGCCCGGCTCCCAAGCTGACCGCCGCTGCGGGCACTGCGGCCACGACGGTCACACTGACGTTCGACCGCAACATCGCCCAGGACAGCATCACCGACGCGGCCAGCCAGTTCACCTTCTCCAACGGACTCACTGCCACGAGCGCCCAGGTGACGGGACGCCAGGTCGCGGTGACCACGGCCGACCAGACGCCGGGCGCCGCGTACACGGTCACCGTCGCCAACACCGTGACGGACTCGAGGGGCGTGGGTGTCGCCGCCGCGAACAACACGGCGAACTTCACGGGCTACCGCGTCGTCGCGGTGCTGCGCATCACCGAGGTTCAGCCGAACGGTCCAAGCAACCGGGACCTGGTCGAGCTGCAGGTCATCCAGGGCGGAACCACGGACGGGCTCGTGCTCCAGCAGGACATCAACTCCCCCGCGACGCTCCTGACGTTCCCGAATGTCACCGTGGCCCAGGATGACATCATCGTCGTCCACCTCAGCGAGGCCGCGGCGTATGTGGGCGAGACCACCGCCAAGAACCAGTTCCCCAAGAGCGGGACGCCGGCGAACTACGACAACGCCTGGGACTTCAAGGGCAACACTGCGAACATCACGTTCTCGAACCGCCTCGTGCTGGTGAAGGATGCCTCCGGAGCGATTCAGGACGCGGCCGCGTTCGCGCGAGCGAGCGGATTCACGACGCCTCCTGGAGGCTTCCCCGCGAACCTGCAGGCTCTCCAGGCCGCGGGGCAGTGGCTGCCCGCGAACTGCGGTGGCGCGAACTGCACCTACGATACGACGCCTTCGGCGGTGGCGGTCTCCGCGGACTGGGCCACCATCCCCACGGCGCAGGTGACGCCGGACACGGTCACCATCCGCCGCGTCAGCGCGACGGACACCAACACGGCGGCGGACTGGGCGGTCGGTCCTTCGTCGTGGGGCGTCGCGAATCCGTAG
- a CDS encoding IgA Peptidase M64: MTRALLALLLLVTSASAAAPRTLRVDYFHTGNATEERFSLDKVVIEPLPWPGHPQRTIDDTNLGKYLYEVRDRETNQLLFSRGFASIYGEWELTTDAKSENRTFHESLRFPTPERPVQVLVKKRDAQNAFREVWSLVVDPKGMFVDPSSPPAPGPLLKLMENGPPEQKVDLLILGDGYTQAERGKFEKDAKRMVDILFTFSPFKERKADFNVWGLVPPATQSGISRPSTGVHKRSPVGTTYDAFGSERYVLTFDNKAFRELSAFAPYEFVEILSNGNTYGGGGIFGLYGTVASDSLWAPYVFVHEFGHHFAGLADEYYTSESVYVPSEDRLEPWEKNVTALKDPEQLKWKHLVTTGTPLPTPWGKEAYENHSNDIQKRRRQVRAQRKPESEMDSLFIVQRDWEEKFLSSQKYSGKVGAFEGANYEARGYYRPQLDCVMFTRDRVPFCAVCQSAISQVIDLYAGQRGQTPRKTP, encoded by the coding sequence CGTCATCGAGCCGCTGCCCTGGCCGGGACATCCCCAGCGCACCATCGATGACACCAACCTCGGCAAGTACCTCTACGAGGTGAGGGACCGTGAAACGAACCAACTCCTCTTCTCCCGCGGCTTCGCCTCCATCTATGGCGAGTGGGAGCTGACCACCGACGCGAAGAGCGAGAACCGCACCTTCCACGAATCCCTGCGCTTCCCCACGCCCGAGCGCCCCGTGCAGGTCCTTGTGAAGAAGCGCGACGCACAGAACGCCTTCCGCGAGGTGTGGTCGCTCGTCGTCGACCCCAAGGGCATGTTCGTGGACCCGTCCTCGCCTCCCGCGCCGGGCCCGCTCCTGAAGCTCATGGAGAACGGGCCGCCGGAGCAGAAGGTCGACCTGCTCATCCTCGGCGACGGCTACACCCAGGCCGAGCGCGGCAAGTTCGAGAAGGACGCCAAGCGGATGGTGGACATCCTCTTCACCTTCTCGCCCTTCAAGGAGCGCAAGGCCGACTTCAACGTCTGGGGGCTCGTCCCCCCCGCCACGCAGTCCGGCATCTCCCGCCCATCCACCGGCGTCCACAAGCGCTCGCCCGTGGGCACCACGTATGACGCGTTCGGCAGCGAGCGCTACGTGCTCACCTTCGACAACAAAGCGTTCCGCGAGCTGTCCGCCTTCGCGCCCTACGAGTTCGTGGAAATCCTGTCCAACGGCAACACCTACGGCGGCGGAGGCATCTTCGGCCTCTACGGCACGGTGGCGTCCGACAGCCTGTGGGCGCCCTACGTCTTCGTCCACGAGTTCGGCCACCACTTCGCGGGGCTCGCCGACGAGTACTACACCTCCGAGTCCGTCTACGTACCCAGCGAGGACCGCCTGGAGCCGTGGGAGAAGAACGTCACCGCGCTCAAGGACCCTGAGCAGCTCAAGTGGAAGCACCTGGTGACGACTGGGACACCCTTGCCCACCCCGTGGGGCAAGGAGGCCTACGAGAACCACTCCAACGACATCCAGAAGCGCCGCCGGCAGGTCCGCGCGCAGCGCAAGCCGGAGTCGGAGATGGACTCGCTCTTCATCGTCCAGCGCGACTGGGAGGAGAAGTTCCTGTCCTCCCAGAAGTACTCGGGCAAGGTGGGCGCCTTCGAGGGAGCGAACTACGAGGCGCGGGGGTATTACCGACCCCAGCTCGACTGCGTCATGTTCACCCGGGACCGCGTGCCCTTCTGCGCGGTGTGTCAGAGCGCGATTTCACAGGTCATCGACCTGTACGCGGGTCAACGCGGCCAGACACCCCGCAAGACTCCGTGA